One Chromobacterium paludis genomic window carries:
- a CDS encoding glycosyltransferase, whose product MNLPRATMLLISYNQEHYIEQALEAAVAQDYANLEIVVSDDASTDSTFERIQTFCAGYVGPHRLIVNRNPRNLGIGANLSHAVGLASGELFFITAGDDISLPDRVSRVMQFWLARDRVPDLIACHLLDMDENGAMGQEIRIADLANYRSLDDWAARPPHVIGAAQAWTARLFHRFGGIPAGVVGEDMVMAFRAVGLGTAVTYPHPVIRYRRGGLTTQRKSMTVAAVIKGLTRKVRSSQIELQAMLDAARSLQASPRVEDFLLGRLRREQYIEAMFHGKHPVSDFLAFAGVDLGFRLRVAVYALCPGVLEPFFFLKRKKRKWKEK is encoded by the coding sequence ATGAATCTTCCCCGCGCGACCATGCTCCTGATTTCCTATAACCAGGAGCATTACATCGAACAGGCCCTGGAAGCGGCCGTGGCGCAGGATTACGCCAATTTGGAGATCGTGGTGTCGGACGATGCCTCGACCGATAGCACGTTTGAACGCATCCAGACGTTTTGCGCCGGCTATGTCGGGCCGCACCGGCTGATCGTGAACCGCAATCCGCGCAATCTGGGCATAGGCGCCAATCTGAGCCATGCCGTCGGGCTGGCCAGCGGCGAACTGTTCTTCATCACGGCCGGCGACGACATCTCCCTGCCGGACCGCGTGTCCCGCGTGATGCAGTTCTGGCTGGCGCGCGATCGCGTGCCGGACCTGATCGCCTGCCATCTGCTGGACATGGATGAGAACGGCGCGATGGGACAGGAAATCCGCATCGCCGACTTGGCGAACTACCGGTCATTGGACGATTGGGCGGCGCGGCCGCCGCATGTGATAGGCGCGGCGCAGGCTTGGACGGCTCGCCTGTTCCACCGCTTTGGCGGCATACCGGCCGGCGTGGTGGGCGAGGACATGGTGATGGCGTTTCGCGCGGTGGGCCTGGGCACGGCCGTCACCTATCCGCATCCAGTCATCCGCTACCGCCGAGGCGGGCTGACCACGCAAAGAAAATCCATGACGGTCGCGGCGGTGATCAAAGGTCTGACCCGAAAGGTGCGCAGCAGCCAGATTGAATTGCAGGCCATGCTGGACGCGGCGCGCTCCTTGCAGGCCAGCCCGCGGGTGGAGGATTTTTTGCTAGGGCGCTTGCGGCGGGAGCAGTACATCGAGGCCATGTTCCATGGCAAGCATCCCGTCAGCGATTTTCTCGCCTTTGCCGGCGTGGATCTGGGTTTTAGATTGAGAGTGGCAGTCTATGCTCTGTGCCCTGGGGTTCTAGAGCCTTTTTTCTTTTTGAAGAGAAAAAAACGGAAGTGGAAGGAAAAGTGA